The Vibrio sp. NTOU-M3 genomic sequence AACCCAACCTTTGGCCCAGACGAGCAAGCCCTGCGCTGGAGTAACTTCAAAGATAAAGATCCAGACGTCATGATGGAAGTCGTCCGTGATCGTGTATTCCCCAAAATCAAAACGCTGCAAAACGAAGGTAGTTTTGCCGAGCACATGAAAGATGCGATTTTCATGATCCCATCGGCCAAACTACTCGATCAGGTCGTGCAATTGCTCAGCGCCATTAACATGGACGACAAAGACACCAAGGGCGATTTATACGAATACCTGCTCGGTAAGCTGCAACAATCGGGTGTAAACGGTCAGTTTCGTACCCCACGAAATATCATCCGAATGATGGTCGAGTTAATGCAGCCCAAAGTGGGCGATACCATTTGTGATCCCTCATCAGGGACTTGTGGTTTCTTGATGGCGGCGGTTGAGTACGTTGAAGAGCATCACGCGAAAGAAGTCAACAAACCGGAAAACCGTAAGCACTTTAATAATGAAATGTTTACTGGCTTTGACTTTGATAGACACATGCTGCGCATCGGTGTCATGAACATGCTACTGCATGGGATTGAGAACCCATCGGTGCATTACCGTGATAGCTTGCAAGATCAAGGCAATGAGAATATCTCAGAAGCCTACAGCCTCATCCTGGCTAACCCCCCATTCAAAGGCTCGGTGGATTTTGACATCGTCGCACCAGATTTGCTGCGTGCACTGGGTAAGAACCCTATTGTTAAAAAATCGGCCCCTAAGTTCAAAACCGAAATCGATGAACAGGGCAACGAAATTCAAGTTGAGGTGAAACAGAAGGGTCCAACCGAAAAGTCTGAACTGCTGTTTTTAGCCTTGATTCTGCGTATGCTCAAAGTCGGTGGCCGAGCAGCGGTGATTGTGCCGGATGGCGTTCTTTTTGGCTCCACCAAATCTCATAAGAGCATTCGTGAGAAAATCGTTAACGAGCAGAAGCTGGAAGCGGTGATCTCTTTACCTTCAGGGGTGTTCAAGCCGTATGCAGGAGTAAGTACTGCGATTCTTATCTTCACCAAAACCAACAGTGGCGGTACAGATAACGTTTGGTTCTACGATATGCAGGCCGATGGTTACTCACTGGATGATAAGCGCTCACCGCTTTTCAAGGATGGTGAAACACCCACGCACGAGCAAAGCAATATTGCCGATATCATCGCTCGCTTTAAAACCCTCACCAATGCCGACAATACGCCGAACAGCGATAGCCCAGAATACCAGCGTAAGAGAACCGAGCAGAGCTTTATGGTGCCGGTATCAAACATCACCAATAACGACTTCGATCTAAGCATCAACCGCTACAAAGAAGTGGTGTATGAAGAGGTACAATACGATGCGCCGCAAGATATTCTGAAGCGAATTAAAACCCTGCAAGAGAAGATGGCGAAGGGTGTGGTTGAGTTAGAAGGGTTGCTTAAATGAAGCTAGTAACTTTAGATTCTGTCTTGACTTTTCACCGAGGTATTACGTTTAAGCCTGATGATAAGGTTGAGGTTGGTAGCAGTGAATCAGTAGTATGTCTTCGAACAAAAAACATCCAAAAAGAGCTTGATGAAAGTGATTTGCTAGCAGTCCCATCAAGCTTCGTTAAGCGTGATGAATTATATGTAAATCAAGGTGATATTCTTATTTCAACCGCCAATAGTTGGGAGTTGGTTGGAAAATGTGTGCGTGTTGTAAAAACGCGATACAAATCAACTATTGGTGGCTTCATTTCACTGTTACGCCCTAAATCTGAGCTAATTGATCCCGATTATTTATTTAGATTTTTATCTATGGATGAGACTCAAGAGCGCATTCGTCATCTAGGAAAGAAAACCACAAATATTTCAAACTTAGATCGAGTGAGGTTCTTACAGCTACAAATCCCACTCCCCCCACTAGAAACCCAAAAGAAAATCGCGGCGGTGCTCGAAAAAGCCGACCAACTGCGTAAATACGGTAAGCTTTTGGAGCAAGAGCTAAACAGCCTCGCTCAGTCAGTGTTTATTGATATGTTTGGTGATCCGGTAACGAACCCGAAGGGGTGGGATAAAACACAACTGTCAGCAATTGTCGATGAGTTCTTAGGTGGGAAAAGCTTAGTTGCTGCTGATGACCAAAATACAGAGTACAAAAATCGAGTTCTAAAGATTAGCGCTGTAACATCAGGTGAATTTAAGCCTAGAGAGTCTAAACCACTGCCTAATGATTATGAACCTCAAGTTGAGCACTTTGTTAAAGCAGGAGATTTGTTATTTAGCCGGGCTAATACGACAGAGTTGGTAGGTGCGACAACAATGGTTTTTGATGAGCATACAGGCTTAGTTCTACCCGATAAGCTATGGCGTTTTGTATGGAAAGACGAGAAGTCACTTTCTCCAGTATTCATATGGCAACAGTTATGCGAAGCTGGTGTTAGAAAGGAAATTAGTAAACTTTCATCCGGTTCTGGCGGCTCAATGAAGAACATCTCGAAAGGGAAGTTAAATACTCTTCAAATAATTTTTCCTCCTTTGGAGTTACAACAAAAATTTGAACGTATTTATCTGAAACTAAGAGTTGAACTGAGCAATAACCAACAGCAAATTAAATTTGCCGATCAAGCTTTCAACGCCCTTATGCAAAAAGCCTTTAAAGGCGAGCTAACACTATAACGAATACTAAAAAGAATAATGATATAAAAAGGAATTTCAATGTCAGAGACGGTTGATTCAAAAGACGCTCAAGGCTCTATTGTTCACAAGAGTAACTTTGCGTTTATGGACGTTGCCCGCAGCGGTGGCAGCGATGTATACACCACGCGTTGTGCCGAAATACAAACTCGCGCCAAAAATGCGGAGCGCAACATCAAGACCGATCCGCGCATTGCTGGTTTCTATGCCCGCAATGCCTTGGAGTTAATGGTTGAAACCGTATTTGACATTGATAACTGGCTAGCCCGTCCTCGCCATGATGCGACTTTAATGTCGCTGATCCATGACAGTGGCTTTAAGCAAAGCCTCACCACCAACCTATTTCCTAAGCTCAAGCTGGTGATTAAGCTGGGTAACGAGGCGGTACACAGCAAAACCACACTGCCACAGCGTGATGCCCTGCAAGCGGTGAAAGAGCTGCACCATGTACTGTATTGGTTTATTCGCACTTACACCCCTAATCTTGATCGCAGTCAGTTTGTGGTTCCGCCTTTTGATGAAGCGTTGATCCCGCAACAAGTCTCAATTGATGCGGCAGTGGCGACCAAAGCACTAAGCAGCATCAAACGGGTTCAAGAGCTAGAGAAGCTGCTAGAGCAAGAGGATAAAGTCGGGCGTGACGCTTACCTCAAGCAGCTCAAAGAAAACGAGGCGCTCAAAGCCGCAAACCAAACCTTACTGGAGCAGATAGAACACGCCAAGCAAAGTGCGCAAAAAGTCACCGATGCCCACGATTATAACGAGGCAGAAACACGCACGTATCTTATTGATGTGCTTCTCCATGAAGCAGGTTGGAAACTCGAGCATAAGCGAGACCGTGAATACCCTGTATCTGGCATGCCCATTTCGCAGGCCAACCCTAATGGCAATGGCTTTGTTGACTACGTTCTATGGGGAGATGACGGTACAGCGTTAGCGGTTGTTGAAGCCAAACGCACTCACCGCCGAGCCGAAGATGGGCAACAACAAGCCAAGCTTTACGCCGATTGTTTAGAAAAACAGTGTGGTGTGCGTCCGGTGATTTTTTACACCAACGGCTATGAAACGTATCTGTGGGATGACCATTTTTACTCGCCACGTCAAGTTCAAGGCTTTTACACCAAAGCCGAACTTGAGCTTATGGTAAAACGCCGCACCGACCGCAAACCTTTCTTTGAAAATGGCCAACCGAACAGCAATCTGGTGATTAACAACGACATCACCAACCGCCATTATCAAAAATCGGCCATCACCAAACTATTGCAAGACTTTGAGCTAGAACATGAGCGCAAAGGGCTATTCGTGATGGCGACGGGGACGGGCAAAACTCGTACCGTGATCAGCCTTGTCGATTTATTGGTGAAGAATAATTGGGTTAAGAACATTCTGTTTCTTGCTGACCGTAATGCACTACTGACCCAAGCCAAGAAGAACTTTGTTAAGCTACTGCCTCGTGTCAGTTGCTCAATTCTTGACTCCAGCCAAAGCAAAAACAACATTGATAGTCGTTTGTACTTCTCGACATACCCAACCATGAAGAATTTGCTTGATCGTGGCGCGAATGAGCGACCCTTTGGCGTCGGTCATTTCGATTTAATCGTGGTGGATGAAGCGCACCGTTCGGTCTACTCTAAATATCGTCAAATCTTTGAGTATTTTGATGGCTTCTTAGTGGGCTTAACCGCGACCCCCAAAGATGAAGTTGAAAAAGACACTTATGGCATTTTTGACCTGCAAAAAGGAATGCCAACCTACGCTTATGAAGACGAAAAAGCGTATGACCAAGGTTTTCTTGTGCCGCCAACCAAGATTTCTGTCGCGACCAAGTTCCTACGTGAAGGTGTGAAGTACAAAGACTTATCACCAGAAGAGCAAGAAGAGTGGGAAAACAAAGCTGAGCTGCAAGACAGAGATGAAGTATTGCCATCGGAGGTTAACAAGTTCTTATTTAACCAAGATACTGCCGAGAAGATGTTTGCTCAGTTAATGAGTAAAGACGAACGTGGCGGTATCCATGTTGAAGGTGGTGATGTGATTGGCAAAACCATCATCTTTGCTGCTAACAATGATCATGCGCTTTTCCTTGAGAAAATGTTCAATAAGAACTATCCCAAGTGGGCTGGCAAGCTAGCGCGAGTGATCACCTTCAAAGAAACTTATGCTCAAAGCTTAATTGATGAATTCAGCGGCGACGAGAACGAACGTAAAGACTTTGACCCGAAAAACCCTACCTGCCGGATTGCTATTTCGGTCGACATGCTTGATACCGGGATCGACGTGCCTGAAGTGGTTAACCTAGTGTTCTACAAAGTGGTGCGCTCTAAAGTCAAATTCACCCAGATGATTGGCCGCGGAACACGTTTGTGTAAAGACCTGTTTGGTCCGAATGACGATAAGAAAACGTTTAAGGTGTTTGATTACTGTCAGAACTTTGAATACTTCGATGCGAACCCGGAAGGTTTACCTGTAGGCGTCGCGAAACCCGTGACTCAACAGGTGTTCGAAAAACGCGTTTTACTCAGCACATTACTTAACAGCAAGTTGAATAATGAAGATTTCCGCGAACAAAACCCAGAAGACTGCGAGCGCTATTCTGAGTTAAACCGTTACCAACTGGATATGTTGCATCACATTGTCAGCGGGATGAATCTCGATAACTTTATCGTAAGGCCGAAGCGTCGAGCGATTGAGCCGTTTTTAGACCGTAAGTATTGGGATAGCATTGATGATGCGAAGTTTACTGAGCTAGAGGATCAGATTTCACAGCTGCCAACGGAAGCGGAAGCCTTTAATTCTGATGAGCAACTTAATCACCTATCACACCGCTTTGATAGCTTAGTGTTAACCATGCAGTTAGACCTGTTAGAGAAAGGGATGATCGCTGAAACGCTTCGTGGAAGAGTGATCGAGTTCGCCGAGCAGTTAGAAGCCAAATCAACCATTCCAGCAGTACAGGCTCAGTTAGCGCTCATTCAAGATGTTCA encodes the following:
- a CDS encoding N-6 DNA methylase translates to MLTGKIRNQIDQVWEMFWTGGVANPISVIEQISYLLFIRRLDELQKTAERRSQATGLPLTNPTFGPDEQALRWSNFKDKDPDVMMEVVRDRVFPKIKTLQNEGSFAEHMKDAIFMIPSAKLLDQVVQLLSAINMDDKDTKGDLYEYLLGKLQQSGVNGQFRTPRNIIRMMVELMQPKVGDTICDPSSGTCGFLMAAVEYVEEHHAKEVNKPENRKHFNNEMFTGFDFDRHMLRIGVMNMLLHGIENPSVHYRDSLQDQGNENISEAYSLILANPPFKGSVDFDIVAPDLLRALGKNPIVKKSAPKFKTEIDEQGNEIQVEVKQKGPTEKSELLFLALILRMLKVGGRAAVIVPDGVLFGSTKSHKSIREKIVNEQKLEAVISLPSGVFKPYAGVSTAILIFTKTNSGGTDNVWFYDMQADGYSLDDKRSPLFKDGETPTHEQSNIADIIARFKTLTNADNTPNSDSPEYQRKRTEQSFMVPVSNITNNDFDLSINRYKEVVYEEVQYDAPQDILKRIKTLQEKMAKGVVELEGLLK
- a CDS encoding restriction endonuclease subunit S, which translates into the protein MKLVTLDSVLTFHRGITFKPDDKVEVGSSESVVCLRTKNIQKELDESDLLAVPSSFVKRDELYVNQGDILISTANSWELVGKCVRVVKTRYKSTIGGFISLLRPKSELIDPDYLFRFLSMDETQERIRHLGKKTTNISNLDRVRFLQLQIPLPPLETQKKIAAVLEKADQLRKYGKLLEQELNSLAQSVFIDMFGDPVTNPKGWDKTQLSAIVDEFLGGKSLVAADDQNTEYKNRVLKISAVTSGEFKPRESKPLPNDYEPQVEHFVKAGDLLFSRANTTELVGATTMVFDEHTGLVLPDKLWRFVWKDEKSLSPVFIWQQLCEAGVRKEISKLSSGSGGSMKNISKGKLNTLQIIFPPLELQQKFERIYLKLRVELSNNQQQIKFADQAFNALMQKAFKGELTL
- a CDS encoding DEAD/DEAH box helicase family protein — its product is MSETVDSKDAQGSIVHKSNFAFMDVARSGGSDVYTTRCAEIQTRAKNAERNIKTDPRIAGFYARNALELMVETVFDIDNWLARPRHDATLMSLIHDSGFKQSLTTNLFPKLKLVIKLGNEAVHSKTTLPQRDALQAVKELHHVLYWFIRTYTPNLDRSQFVVPPFDEALIPQQVSIDAAVATKALSSIKRVQELEKLLEQEDKVGRDAYLKQLKENEALKAANQTLLEQIEHAKQSAQKVTDAHDYNEAETRTYLIDVLLHEAGWKLEHKRDREYPVSGMPISQANPNGNGFVDYVLWGDDGTALAVVEAKRTHRRAEDGQQQAKLYADCLEKQCGVRPVIFYTNGYETYLWDDHFYSPRQVQGFYTKAELELMVKRRTDRKPFFENGQPNSNLVINNDITNRHYQKSAITKLLQDFELEHERKGLFVMATGTGKTRTVISLVDLLVKNNWVKNILFLADRNALLTQAKKNFVKLLPRVSCSILDSSQSKNNIDSRLYFSTYPTMKNLLDRGANERPFGVGHFDLIVVDEAHRSVYSKYRQIFEYFDGFLVGLTATPKDEVEKDTYGIFDLQKGMPTYAYEDEKAYDQGFLVPPTKISVATKFLREGVKYKDLSPEEQEEWENKAELQDRDEVLPSEVNKFLFNQDTAEKMFAQLMSKDERGGIHVEGGDVIGKTIIFAANNDHALFLEKMFNKNYPKWAGKLARVITFKETYAQSLIDEFSGDENERKDFDPKNPTCRIAISVDMLDTGIDVPEVVNLVFYKVVRSKVKFTQMIGRGTRLCKDLFGPNDDKKTFKVFDYCQNFEYFDANPEGLPVGVAKPVTQQVFEKRVLLSTLLNSKLNNEDFREQNPEDCERYSELNRYQLDMLHHIVSGMNLDNFIVRPKRRAIEPFLDRKYWDSIDDAKFTELEDQISQLPTEAEAFNSDEQLNHLSHRFDSLVLTMQLDLLEKGMIAETLRGRVIEFAEQLEAKSTIPAVQAQLALIQDVQTQEFWQDIHLVTLEELRRKLRNLMFALDKDKKEMVYTNFEDEVQGVHDVTNVYKSPSVDLAQYRKKIELYIKGHQDHLTIQKLKRNKAITQADLDVLEGLLLEASGISDVETYREKILQEKPLGTFIRQLVGLDQNAAREAFSAFLDEASYNAEQIEFIDQVIDYLVNNGILDMSQLFEPPFTDNHGESAYGFFDEGTVVELFGVIRKVNANAVVADSQSA